A genome region from Arachis duranensis cultivar V14167 chromosome 6, aradu.V14167.gnm2.J7QH, whole genome shotgun sequence includes the following:
- the LOC107493122 gene encoding alcohol acyltransferase 9 translates to MLEFVELPDCFYPRDAITIITPCAPTPKHSLYLSNLDDQKFLRFSIKYLYLFKKSVSIEALKCSLSRVLVDYYPLAGRLRKNNNNDDDDHKLEVDCNGEGAVLAEAFMDSTIEDLIEASKVPNKSWRKLMYKVEAQSFLDIPPLVVQVTNLRCGGMILCTAINHCLCDGIGTSQFLHAWAQLTKNPNTKLTIIPFHGRHVLKSRDPPQVRFPLPGYTKTKPTQQVELLKMMQSQPLVATSFTFGSHQVLQLKKQCIPSLKCTTFEVVAAHTWRSWIGSLNLNSDLTVKLLFSINIRKSMNLPQGYYGNGFVLGCAQSKVKDLVNNNNNNNNNNLHHGVKLVQQAKATTWDNNGEYIRSMIDFLEDKNVRTDLSTSMVISQWSKLGLEDLDFGVGKPLHMGPLTSDVYCLFLPVVGDPHAVRVLVSVPESMAESFRHHMMVKESWESHHEDVNTNGYHVQEKLFV, encoded by the exons ATGTTAGAATTTGTAGAACTCCCGGATTGTTTTTACCCTAGGGATGCAATTACCATCATAACCCCATGTGCTCCAACACCAAAGCATTCACTCTATCTATCAAATCTTGATGATCAAAAGTTCCTAAGGTTCTCAATTAAGTACTTGTACTTGTTCAAGAAATCAGTGAGCATTGAAGCCTTGAAGTGTTCCTTGTCAAGGGTTCTTGTTGATTACTACCCTTTGGCTGGGAGATTAAGgaagaacaataataatgatgacGATGATCACAAGCTTGAGGTGGATTGCAATGGAGAAGGTGCTGTTCTTGCTGAGGCTTTCATGGATTCAACTATTGAAGACTTGATTGAAGCTTCTAAGGTTCCAAACAAGTCATGGAGGAAGCTTATGTATAAGGTTGAAGCTCAAAGTTTCTTGGATATTCCTCCTCTTGTTGTTCAG GTAACTAATCTCCGTTGTGGGGGCATGATCCTGTGCACTGCGATCAACCACTGTCTATGCGACGGCATAGGCACTTCACAGTTTCTACATGCGTGGGCCCAACTCACCAAGAACCCCAACACTAAATTGACCATTATACCCTTCCATGGGAGACACGTGTTAAAATCTCGTGATCCCCCTCAGGTGAGGTTTCCTCTCCCGGGATACACCAAAACAAAACCCACTCAACAAGTGGAACTCCTTAAGATGATGCAATCTCAACCGTTAGTTGCCACGTCATTTACCTTTGGATCCCACCAAGTTCTTCAATTGAAGAAACAATGCATTCCCTCCCTAAAATGCACAACCTTTGAGGTCGTGGCGGCACACACGTGGCGCTCGTGGATTGGCTCGCTTAACTTAAATTCTGACCTCACAGTGAAATTACTCTTTTCTATTAACATAAGAAAAAGTATGAACCTCCCACAAGGGTATTATGGGAATGGATTTGTTCTAGGATGTGCACAAAGTAAAGTGAAGGATTtagtgaataataataataataataataataataaccttCATCATGGTGTGAAATTGGTTCAACAAGCTAAGGCTACTACTTGGGACAATAATGGTGAATACATTAGGTCCATGATTGATTTCTTGGAGGACAAGAATGTGAGAACTGATCTTTCTACTAGCATGGTTATATCACAATGGTCTAAACTAGGGTTAgaagatttggattttggaGTAGGGAAGCCATTGCACATGGGACCTTTAACAAGTGATGTCTATTGCTTGTTCTTACCGGTGGTCGGAGACCCCCACGCGGTAAGGGTTCTCGTGTCGGTGCCGGAGAGTATGGCGGAGAGTTTCCGGCACCACATGATGGTGAAGGAAAGTTGGGAAAGTCATCATGAGGATGTTAATACAAATGGATATCATGTGCAAGAAAAGTTGTTTGTATGA